One window from the genome of Drosophila albomicans strain 15112-1751.03 chromosome 2L, ASM965048v2, whole genome shotgun sequence encodes:
- the LOC117566180 gene encoding Golgi-associated plant pathogenesis-related protein 1 isoform X2 produces the protein MSVQAFEQEVLKAHNEYRARHGAAPLVLNSQLSQLATQWAKYLMSNNRMEHRQNNNYGENIYWASGGNLGGADAVRSWYNEIKQYNWRSPSFQSNTGHFTQVVWKGSQKLGVGFAKRGDTIFVVCNYDPPGNYMNQFQSNVSPQ, from the exons TTTGAACAGGAGGTACTCAAGGCCCACAATGAATACAGAGCTCGACACGGTGCAGCTCCCTTGGTGTTAAATTCCCAACTGTCTCAACTAGCTACTCAATGGGCGAAG TATCTGATGTCCAACAATCGCATGGAGCATCGtcagaataataattatggcGAGAACATCTATTGGGCATCTGGTGGAAATCTTGGCGGTGCCGATGCTGTTAGATCCTGGTACAATGAAATCAAACAATATAACTGGCGTAGTCCTTCGTTTCAATCCAACACTGGCCACTTTACCCAAGTCGTTTGGAAGGGTTCCCAGAAATTAGGCGTGGGATTTGCAAAACG TGGAGACACCATATTTGTAGTGTGCAACTACGATCCTCCAGGCAATTACATGAACCAGTTTCAGAGTAACGTTAGtccacaataa